In one Bacillus rossius redtenbacheri isolate Brsri chromosome 11, Brsri_v3, whole genome shotgun sequence genomic region, the following are encoded:
- the LOC134537036 gene encoding LOW QUALITY PROTEIN: nucleolar complex protein 2 homolog (The sequence of the model RefSeq protein was modified relative to this genomic sequence to represent the inferred CDS: inserted 2 bases in 1 codon) translates to MKQKNELNVMAAKKKQKSTRASGKLKIKKNVKIKSKKLKPTGEEHLGSMSVDDFFSKGIVESDDSDAEVPEGVNYEEKSLKEGNCDEVDGASESDLHKKSLAKLQNTDPEFYNFLKANDEKLLQFELSGSESGAEESGGEGXGGVHRPPDSLEVASDDSENEAEAGGSRHVTLRTVKSWREDLQTDKTPAAIRTVVKAFHAALRRVSAEEEGESGELRVDDSSVFNAVIQLCVLDLQPAIKRFLRISAGMGHVQPSKCKKWVKIKVAVRAYLIDLLKLLGNVTSPHILVVLLKHLHQMIPFLLCGTNSPKPYLRKLVEFWSTGEETVRVVAFLCILRLSTSRSADLLPQVLKKMYIAYMNNCKFVSPNTMSAVNFMRRSLVEIYALDESASYQHVFLYIRQLAIHLRNAITLQKKEHQQAVYNWQFIHSLHLWAELLGASANRPQLQPLLYPLVQIIVGTLKLIPTAQHFPLRFHCVQMLIQLTKTNGVFVPVLPFLLEVLNSYDFAKRHKKVSMKPLDLTCLLRVSKSQIQENGFKDALIEKIYLQILEYLAIEAHRISFPDLVIPAVMQLKKFVKTCKVPNYTKKMKQLLDKIEENSRFVENERRKISFSLTDKKAIDAWEATLREKGVPLLTYYNSWFKIHVQQMAKRATDNDKLGEFNIPVLKKFQKKRDVEAERDGPVELFPSDESGDDAPARLAPSTAKLEKTRNKKEVVKELQHEETDVEVKADDELAEDIIEDFTLSDLE, encoded by the exons ATGAAGCAAAAAAATGAGTTGAAT GTAATGGCTGCTAAAAAGAAGCAAAAATCAACCAGGGCAAGTGGAAAgctgaaaataaagaaaaatgtgaAGATCAAAAGTAAAAAACTTAAACCTACCGGTGAAGAGCATTTAGGATCAATGAGTGTGGACGACTTTTTCAGCAAAGGAATCGTAGAGTCGGACGACAGCGATGCGGAGGTTCCGGAAGGTGTAAACTACGAAGAGAAAAGTCTCAAAGAAGGTAATTGTGATGAAGTAGATGGCGCCTCCGAAAGTGACTTGCACAAGAAGTCGCTCGCCAAGCTGCAGAACACCGACCCAGAATTCTACAATTTCCTGAAAGCCAACGACGAGAAGCTGCTGCAGTTCGAGTTGTCCGGCAGCGAGTCGGGTGCGGAGGAGagcggcggggaggg ggggggcgtccACCGGCCACCCGACAGCCTGGAAGTGGCCAGCGACGACAGCGAGAACGAGGCGGAAGCCGGCGGCTCGCGGCACGTCACGCTGAGGACGGTCAAGTCCTGGCGGGAGGACCTCCAGACGGACAAGACTCCCGCGGCCATCCGCACCGTGGTGAAGGCCTTCCACGCGGCGCTGCGCAGGGTGTCTGCCGAGGAGGAGGGCGAGTCCGGCGAGCTCAGAGTGGACGACAGCTCGGTGTTCAACGCGGTGATCCAACTGTGCGTCCTGGACCTGCAACCGGCCATCAAGAGGTTCCTGAGAATCTCGGCAGGGATGGGTCACGTGCAACCGAGCAAATGCAAGAAGTGGGTGAAGATCAAGGTGGCTGTGAGGGCGTACTTGATTGACCTGTTGAAGCTTCTCGGCAACGTCACCTCACCTCACATTCTGGTCGTTCTTCTCAAACACTTGCACCAGATGATCCCCTTTCTGCTCTGCGGTACGAACTCGCCGAAACCCTACCTGAGGAAGTTGGTCGAATTTTGGTCGACCGGCGAAGAGACGGTGCGTGTCGTCGCTTTCCTGTGCATCTTGCGACTGTCGACCAGCCGCAGTGCGGACCTGTTGCCGCAGGTTCTGAAGAAGATGTACATCGCGTACATGAACAACTGCAAGTTTGTGTCTCCCAACACGATGTCCGCCGTCAACTTCATGCGGCGGTCCCTCGTGGAAATCTACGCGCTCGACGAGTCCGCGTCTTACCAGCACGTGTTCCTGTACATTCGCCAGCTGGCCATCCACTTGAGAAACGCCATCACCCTCCAGAAGAAGGAGCACCAACAAGCAGTGTACAACTGGCAGTTCATCCATTCTCTCCACCTGTGGGCGGAACTGCTCGGGGCATCGGCCAACAGACCCCAGCTTCAGCCTCTGCTGTACCCCCTGGTGCAGATCATCGTCGGGACGCTGAAGCTCATCCCGACGGCTCAGCACTTCCCTCTGAGGTTCCACTGCGTGCAAATGCTCATTCAGCTCACCAAAACGAACGGCGTGTTCGTGCCGGTCCTTCCGTTCCTGCTGGAAGTGCTGAACTCTTACGACTTCGCGAAGCGCCACAAGAAGGTGTCGATGAAGCCCTTGGACCTCACCTGCTTGCTGCGAGTGTCCAAGTCTCAGATCCAGGAAAACGGCTTCAAAGATGCCCTCATCGAAAAAATCTACCTGCAGATTCTCGAGTACTTGGCGATCGAAGCCCATCGCATCAGCTTCCCGGACTTGGTGATACCTGCCGTGATGCAGCTGAAGAAGTTCGTCAAGACGTGCAAAGTCCCCAACTACACCAAGAAGATGAAACAGTTGCTCGACAAGATAGAGGAGAACTCTCGTTTCGTCGAAAACGAGAGGAGAAAAATCTCGTTTTCTTTAACCGACAAGAAAGCCATAGATGCGTGGGAAGCGACGTTGCGTGAGAAAGGAGTGCCCTTGCTCACGTACTACAACTCCTGGTTCAAGATCCACGTGCAGCAGATGGCGAAGAGAGCCACGGACAACGACAAACTGGGCGAGTTCAACATCCCGGTGCTGAAGAAGTTCCAGAAGAAGAGAGACGTGGAGGCGGAGCGCGATGGACCGGTGGAGCTGTTCCCTTCCGACGAGTCGGGAGACGACGCGCCCGCCCGCCTCGCACCGAGCACCGCGAAGCTCGAGAAAACCAGGAACAAAAAGGAAGTGGTGAAGGAGTTGCAACACGAGGAGACAGACGTTGAAGTTAAGGCAGACGATGAGCTTGCTGAGGATATTATTGAAGATTTTACGCTATCAGATCTAGAGTGA